A window of the Electrophorus electricus isolate fEleEle1 chromosome 11, fEleEle1.pri, whole genome shotgun sequence genome harbors these coding sequences:
- the LOC113571476 gene encoding LOW QUALITY PROTEIN: prostaglandin D2 receptor 2 (The sequence of the model RefSeq protein was modified relative to this genomic sequence to represent the inferred CDS: substituted 1 base at 1 genomic stop codon) — protein sequence MQVSIIPNSSLSELRCSLLQQMLNHSSNHDKRVNYAVVSLLGVVSVLGILENFLVLWVLXFRLRQKTVAAVWVINLALSDFLATLTLPLFTHYVLMGHDWKLGSVFCSVEASIFFLNMFVSSFLLAAISLDRCLLVAKPVWSQSRRTVAAAWKICAVGWLWSAVNTIPYFLFCSVIPKRDERNLCYHNFALYSSPITLETDCKVRQAATAVSKVVLAFVLPLLIVAVSYGHFGQQLHARRKRSESRMITLRASRTLGMSTKHHSLSPALSSTECSTTRLSRGFTKMVSSVIAAFTLCWAPYHIFCLVEVVAQYMPEKTELVEVGLPISTVFAFLNSLLNPIIYTFSCPNFCTRVRQSLGVLFEGLVEETGPLYLAPGRRRKVSSSSMTPMSLNSLNNPTLLHIHHVSQASLSLSALREESGQTVM from the coding sequence ATGCAAGTCTCAATCATTCCAAATTCTTCCCTTTCCGAGCTCCGCTGTTCTCTCCTGCAGCAAATGCTTAACCACTCTTCCAATCATGACAAACGTGTCAACTATGCGGTGGTGAGCTTGTTAGGGGTGGTGTCTGTCCTGGGCATCCTGGAGAACTTTCTGGTTCTGTGGGTGCTTTGATTCCGCCTGCGCCAGAAAACCGTGGCTGCAGTGTGGGTGATAAACCTGGCACTGTCTGACTTCCTAGCCACACTGACGCTGCCACTTTTCACACACTACGTGCTGATGGGACACGACTGGAAACTAGGATCAGTGTTCTGCTCTGTTGAGGCTTCCATCTTTTTCCTTAACATGTTTGTTTCCTCCTTCCTACTGGCTGCCATATCACTGGACCGGTGTTTGTTGGTTGCCAAACCAGTCTGGAGCCAGAGCCGGCGCACGGTGGCAGCTGCATGGAAGATCTGTGCTGTGGGCTGGCTGTGGTCTGCAGTTAACACAATTCCCTatttcctgttctgttctgtaaTACCTAAAAGAGACGAACGCAATCTTTGCTACCACAACTTTGCTCTGTATTCCTCGCCAATTACGCTGGAGACGGACTGCAAAGTGAGGCAAGCGGCAACAGCTGTGTCGAAGGTGGTGCTAGCCTTTGTGCTACCACTGCTCATCGTTGCTGTGAGCTACGGCCACTTTGGCCAGCAACTCCATGCTCGAAGGAAGAGGAGCGAGAGCAGGATGATCACTCTAAGGGCTAGTAGAACACTGGGCATGTCTACGAAGCATCATAGCCTTTCACCTGCTCTCTCGTCAACTGAATGCAGTACAACAAGGCTGTCACGTGGCTTCACCAAAATGGTTTCCTCTGTAATCGCAGCCTTCACTCTGTGTTGGGCACCATATCACATCTTCTGCCTGGTCGAGGTGGTGGCTCAGTATATGCCTGAAAAAACAGAATTAGTAGAGGTAGGGTTGCCTATATCAACAGTGTTTGCTTTTCTGAACTCTCTGCTAAACCCCATCATCTACACCTTCAGCTGCCCAAACTTCTGCACACGTGTTCGGCAGAGTCTTGGGGTACTCTTCGAAGGGTTGGTGGAAGAAACAGGACCCCTATACCTGGCCCCTGGAAGAAGGAGAAAGGTCTCCAGCTCCTCAATGACTCCCATGTCTCTCAACTCCCTCAATAACCCCACCCTGCTCCACATCCACCATGTCTCCCAGGCATCTCTCAGCCTCTCAGCTTTAAGAGAAGAGTCAGGACAAACTGTGATGTGA